The following nucleotide sequence is from Triticum dicoccoides isolate Atlit2015 ecotype Zavitan chromosome 7B, WEW_v2.0, whole genome shotgun sequence.
TAACAATAAAGAATGACAAAAGCGCGAGCTTTCAGACCCAGCAATGATAAAAGGTTAGCCGACCGACGGTGCCATCCAATTTGGAAAAACTCTGGCGCCTTCACCAGTCTCCACTCACCAACCCCTCTTTCCAGCTCCTATTTATAGAGCTCACTTCTGCTCTCCAGGAAACACAGCAGCTCTGCGCCATTACAACAGTCACAGCTCACATCATTTGCACCGGTACTAGCTTGATCATCATAGCAATGGCCTCCACCAACAGCTGGACCCATGAGATTGAGTCGCCGGTCGCTGCATCACGCCTCTTTCGTGCCGGCGTCATGGACTGGCACACCCTGGCCCCCAAGCTCGTGCCACAGATCGTTGCCAGCGCCCACCCTGTTGAGGGAGAAGGCGGCATCGGCAGTGTCAGGCAGTTCAACTTCACCTCAGGTACACATCATATACAACTCATATCACCTGCAGTCTGGTACACATGGTCAAAGCATAACACAGAGTTGATCTTGCAGCCATGCCCTTCAACCTCATGAAGGAGAGGCTCGAGTTCATTGACGTGGACAAGTGTGAATGCAAGTCAGCCCTCATCGAGGGTGGTGGCATCGGCACGGCAATCGAGACGGGCACGTCGCACATCAAGGTGGAGCCGGCAGCCAACGGCGGGAGCGTG
It contains:
- the LOC119338600 gene encoding pathogenesis-related protein 1-like, with the protein product MASTNSWTHEIESPVAASRLFRAGVMDWHTLAPKLVPQIVASAHPVEGEGGIGSVRQFNFTSAMPFNLMKERLEFIDVDKCECKSALIEGGGIGTAIETGTSHIKVEPAANGGSVVKVESTYKLLPGVEVNDEITKAKDSVTAIFKAAEAYLIANPDAYN